A genomic segment from Nitrospira sp. encodes:
- a CDS encoding Thioredoxin yields the protein MAGDALKVTDTTWDDDVMKSSDLVMVDFWAVWCGPCQMVAPIVDELAKEYAGKIKVRKLNTDENPEIAGRYQVMSIPTILFFKNGQAVERLVGARPKRQFKEIIDSLLTQNSGAA from the coding sequence GTGGCAGGTGATGCGTTGAAAGTGACCGATACGACGTGGGACGATGATGTCATGAAATCATCCGACCTCGTGATGGTGGATTTTTGGGCGGTCTGGTGCGGACCCTGTCAGATGGTCGCCCCGATCGTCGATGAATTGGCGAAGGAATATGCGGGCAAGATCAAGGTCCGCAAGCTCAATACGGACGAGAATCCTGAAATCGCGGGCCGTTACCAGGTGATGAGTATTCCGACCATTTTATTTTTCAAGAACGGGCAGGCGGTCGAGCGGTTGGTGGGCGCGCGGCCGAAGCGCCAGTTCAAAGAAATCATCGATTCACTCCTGACGCAAAATTCCGGCGCTGCCTAG
- a CDS encoding DNA repair protein RecN, with the protein MLTELRISNFGVIEQLTIRFDSGFIVFTGETGAGKSLLIDAVTLLVGGRASTDHIRAQAEEADLEAAFVLTQDHPILQLLQAKGFARSGDRDILIRRVITRTGRNRTYLNGNLCPVHLLEELGGALVDVHGQHDQQSLLSQPAQLEALDAFGRLDSLRREYQATFQTWRERVAELQAVTEQIAQRREREELLRFQFQEISDAGVEAGEDVRLDQERPRLMHSQQLGDLSDHLHELLYAGDQGVLSQLASARKVLSKIEAVDATTAEWSRPLDEAAVSLRDLADQVRRYRDRVEADPVRLTEIEQRLDRLHRLTKKYGGSLDAMLALQESLRTQLAQLDRAETQLHALAGAVEEGAGRMCELAERLSRKRAEAAKKLALQVTKELGALRMDRTGFTVAVSSSNETAYGPTGQDTVEFMFSANPGEPLKPLARVASGGELSRVMLALKTILAESDHVPVLIFDEVDAGVGGAVAEVMGMRLRDLGRHHQVFCVTHLPQVGSQAHAHYLVEKQVRQKRTVTQVRMLTQSEREEEIARMLAGVTVTRGARAAAAEMIGGVKGKRSEPD; encoded by the coding sequence ATGCTGACCGAGCTGCGCATCTCGAACTTCGGCGTGATCGAGCAGCTGACCATTCGGTTCGATTCCGGTTTCATCGTATTCACCGGTGAAACCGGAGCCGGCAAATCTCTCCTCATTGATGCGGTGACCCTGTTGGTCGGGGGCCGCGCCTCTACCGATCATATCCGAGCCCAGGCTGAGGAAGCCGATCTTGAAGCGGCGTTCGTCCTGACGCAGGACCATCCGATTCTTCAGCTGCTGCAGGCGAAGGGGTTTGCCCGTTCCGGCGACAGGGACATCCTCATTCGCCGAGTCATCACCCGTACGGGGCGAAACCGGACCTATCTCAACGGCAACCTCTGCCCCGTTCATCTTCTGGAGGAATTGGGAGGGGCGTTGGTCGACGTGCATGGGCAACATGATCAACAGTCGCTGCTGTCACAACCCGCTCAGTTGGAGGCATTGGATGCATTCGGCCGCCTGGATTCCCTTCGCCGAGAGTACCAAGCCACCTTTCAGACGTGGCGTGAACGGGTGGCGGAGTTGCAGGCAGTGACTGAGCAGATCGCACAGCGACGGGAACGGGAAGAGTTGTTGCGTTTTCAATTTCAGGAAATCTCCGATGCCGGGGTCGAAGCGGGAGAAGATGTACGGCTCGACCAAGAACGTCCACGCCTCATGCACAGCCAACAACTCGGAGACCTGTCCGATCACCTCCATGAATTGCTCTATGCAGGCGACCAGGGTGTCCTCAGCCAGTTGGCCTCCGCGCGGAAGGTGCTGTCGAAAATAGAAGCGGTCGATGCCACGACGGCCGAATGGTCGCGGCCTTTGGATGAGGCGGCTGTTTCGTTGCGGGACTTGGCCGATCAGGTTCGACGTTACCGCGACCGGGTGGAAGCCGATCCTGTGCGGTTGACGGAGATCGAGCAGCGGCTGGATCGTCTGCATCGGCTGACGAAGAAGTACGGCGGATCGTTGGATGCGATGCTGGCCCTGCAGGAATCCCTGCGTACCCAATTGGCCCAGTTGGACAGGGCGGAAACTCAGTTGCACGCGTTGGCCGGTGCCGTCGAGGAAGGTGCAGGCCGCATGTGTGAACTGGCCGAACGTCTGTCTCGCAAGCGGGCCGAGGCCGCGAAAAAACTCGCGCTTCAGGTGACGAAGGAATTGGGCGCGCTGCGCATGGACCGTACGGGTTTCACGGTGGCGGTCTCGTCGTCCAATGAGACCGCCTATGGCCCGACGGGGCAGGATACCGTGGAATTCATGTTTTCCGCTAATCCCGGTGAACCGCTCAAGCCGCTCGCACGGGTGGCATCCGGGGGGGAACTGTCTCGGGTGATGTTGGCGCTGAAAACAATTCTGGCCGAGAGCGATCATGTTCCTGTCTTGATTTTCGATGAAGTGGATGCCGGTGTGGGTGGCGCGGTGGCCGAGGTGATGGGCATGCGGCTTCGGGATCTTGGTCGCCATCACCAGGTCTTTTGTGTGACACATCTGCCTCAGGTCGGCTCGCAGGCGCATGCGCACTATCTGGTGGAGAAACAGGTTCGGCAGAAGCGGACCGTCACGCAGGTTCGGATGCTGACGCAGAGCGAACGGGAAGAGGAAATTGCACGGATGCTGGCCGGAGTGACGGTGACGAGGGGTGCGCGCGCGGCGGCGGCAGAAATGATCGGCGGTGTGAAGGGTAAGCGATCCGAGCCGGACTAG
- a CDS encoding Two-component transcriptional response regulator, AtoC family, which translates to MKKRVLLVDDEPRVRASLKTVLEPTYEVLEAVDAAEGLQIFKRESPNLVLLDVILPGTDGLTTLQTMRSEDRTVPVIMLTGTKSVKTAVDAMKSGAADYLSKPFDVEELRIVIDRTLSKQELEQEVRQLRAQVVQRYAFHNLIGKSPSMQEIYAKIEQVADSRTTVLVTGESGTGKELVAKAIHYNSARRERPFVALNCAALPETLIESELFGHEKGSFTDATARRVGQFELAHSGTLFLDEIGDLTPATQAKLLRVLQEREFIRVGGVQPIKVDVRIVAATNKNLDELVRKGLFREDLYYRINVIALYLPPLRERGEDIALLAKHFLAKRIEEEKRPPQEFTKESLELISRYPWPGNVREMENIIEQAFIWSKGSDVITPEHLPTILRTDTRSTSLRDDTLAGRLSLEKAVMEFERDIILDALKRTNYVQTHAATMLGISRRMLKYRMDTLGISRPDHEPNPDPSLTQE; encoded by the coding sequence ATGAAAAAACGGGTACTGCTCGTCGATGACGAACCGCGGGTTCGCGCATCGTTGAAGACGGTGTTGGAACCGACGTACGAAGTTCTTGAAGCGGTCGACGCCGCAGAGGGGCTTCAGATTTTTAAGCGTGAATCCCCCAACCTGGTCCTCCTGGACGTAATCCTACCGGGGACGGACGGCCTGACGACGCTTCAAACGATGCGCAGCGAAGATCGCACCGTACCGGTCATCATGCTGACCGGCACCAAATCGGTCAAGACGGCCGTGGACGCCATGAAGTCTGGCGCAGCCGACTATCTGTCCAAGCCGTTCGACGTGGAGGAACTACGGATCGTCATCGACCGCACGCTGAGCAAACAAGAATTGGAGCAGGAAGTCCGGCAGCTGCGAGCCCAGGTGGTGCAGCGGTATGCCTTTCACAACCTGATCGGAAAAAGCCCGTCCATGCAGGAAATCTACGCCAAGATCGAGCAGGTGGCCGACAGCCGCACCACCGTCCTGGTCACCGGCGAGAGCGGAACCGGAAAAGAACTCGTCGCCAAGGCCATCCACTATAACAGTGCGCGGCGAGAACGCCCGTTCGTGGCGCTCAATTGCGCCGCGTTGCCGGAGACGCTCATCGAGAGCGAGCTGTTCGGGCACGAAAAAGGTTCCTTCACCGATGCAACGGCCCGACGGGTGGGGCAATTCGAACTCGCCCACAGCGGGACACTCTTCCTGGACGAAATCGGCGACCTCACTCCGGCGACGCAGGCCAAGCTGTTACGCGTGTTACAGGAACGCGAGTTCATCCGGGTCGGAGGGGTACAACCCATCAAAGTCGACGTACGGATCGTCGCCGCCACCAACAAAAATCTCGATGAACTGGTTCGGAAAGGCCTTTTCCGAGAGGACCTCTATTACCGCATCAACGTCATCGCCCTGTACCTGCCTCCCTTGCGGGAGCGGGGCGAAGACATCGCTCTCCTTGCCAAACACTTTCTCGCCAAGCGGATCGAAGAGGAGAAACGCCCTCCTCAAGAATTCACCAAGGAATCGTTGGAATTGATCTCACGTTATCCCTGGCCCGGCAACGTGCGCGAGATGGAAAACATCATCGAGCAGGCCTTCATTTGGTCGAAGGGCTCCGACGTGATCACTCCTGAGCATTTACCGACGATCCTCCGGACCGACACCAGGTCGACCTCCCTGCGGGACGATACGCTGGCAGGACGGCTCTCCCTGGAAAAAGCCGTGATGGAATTCGAACGCGACATCATTTTGGACGCACTCAAGCGCACCAATTACGTCCAAACTCACGCGGCGACGATGTTGGGGATCAGCCGGCGCATGCTGAAATATCGCATGGATACCTTGGGGATCAGCAGACCCGATCACGAGCCGAATCCTGATCCTTCACTGACTCAGGAATGA
- a CDS encoding sigma-54-dependent transcriptional regulator, whose product MGTHTSDEHTVHKPSVLVVDDETGPRDALKVILRPFFTIHSADNAKSALQVLKDRHIDLITLDQKLPDRQGLDLLQDIKQDHADIEVIIITGYGSLKSAMEGIRHGAAGYLLKPFNVTELLTLINQTLEKKQRLDYLRSFLKTSTALWGTEQEVTQAWKDVRSNYFAIGKSSADTTAGTGDVAALIPLLSDLLEAKDRQLLNHSSRVSFYASLLANQLHLPITEQKALALGAFLHDIGKISLSDYKYSADDDDDCERNSARIKDHSEAGARMLLPLGFPAEVGQIVAYHHERFDGIRNPQGLRGEGIPLLARIVAIAQAFDNLTVDIPGHQPLSIDEAIRQITLQAHTAFDPTLTSLFARVVQECRSSLPALAIATTPRTTTDP is encoded by the coding sequence ATGGGTACCCATACGTCCGATGAACACACGGTCCATAAGCCGTCGGTTCTAGTCGTCGATGATGAAACAGGTCCTAGGGACGCGCTCAAGGTCATTCTCCGTCCCTTTTTCACGATCCATTCCGCCGACAACGCCAAATCCGCCCTGCAAGTGTTGAAAGATCGGCACATCGATCTCATCACCCTCGATCAAAAGTTGCCCGATCGCCAGGGCCTCGACCTGCTCCAGGATATCAAGCAGGACCACGCAGACATCGAAGTCATCATCATCACCGGCTATGGAAGTTTGAAGTCCGCGATGGAGGGGATCAGACACGGTGCGGCAGGATACCTACTCAAACCCTTCAACGTCACCGAACTCCTCACCTTGATCAACCAGACGCTGGAAAAGAAACAGCGCTTGGATTACTTGCGATCGTTCTTGAAGACATCGACGGCTCTATGGGGGACGGAGCAGGAGGTGACCCAAGCCTGGAAGGACGTACGGTCCAATTATTTCGCCATCGGCAAATCTTCTGCCGATACGACAGCCGGCACGGGCGACGTCGCAGCCTTGATCCCTTTGCTCTCCGATCTGCTCGAAGCCAAGGATCGTCAACTCTTGAATCACAGCAGTCGGGTCAGTTTCTATGCCTCACTCCTCGCCAACCAGTTGCACCTGCCCATCACGGAACAGAAAGCGCTGGCGTTGGGAGCGTTCCTCCACGACATCGGCAAGATCAGCCTGTCCGACTACAAGTATTCAGCGGATGATGACGATGACTGCGAGCGGAACAGCGCCCGCATCAAAGACCATTCCGAGGCCGGCGCCCGCATGCTGCTGCCGCTGGGTTTTCCGGCAGAGGTGGGACAAATCGTCGCGTACCATCACGAACGATTCGACGGGATCCGCAATCCTCAGGGGTTACGGGGAGAAGGGATCCCCCTCTTGGCACGCATCGTCGCCATTGCGCAAGCGTTCGATAACCTGACAGTCGATATTCCAGGACACCAACCGCTCTCCATCGACGAGGCGATTCGGCAAATTACCCTGCAAGCCCATACCGCCTTCGACCCGACGCTGACGTCGCTGTTCGCCCGCGTCGTGCAGGAATGTAGATCCTCCCTTCCCGCTCTGGCGATTGCGACCACTCCGAGGACGACGACAGACCCCTAG